A DNA window from Kitasatospora atroaurantiaca contains the following coding sequences:
- a CDS encoding helix-turn-helix domain-containing protein → MTTDQVAAAMAQLGMGQPAGLVEAWELGTRAPSEIQLFALADALWCPTPVLMAVRPRSLQEHRLARQLTRERLAHRLGMEPHVYARAETEHHWTGDEQQTRVLAEALGLQPDEVLDVIGQGTELIERLKQAVEGRWKSHVGPLADFLGVDEKHVAYALRVLHQEYAQFTERYMGHLVARSGDSRLKEIATERARWLRRLPEHFWELADRAGA, encoded by the coding sequence ATGACGACCGATCAGGTCGCCGCTGCCATGGCGCAGTTGGGCATGGGCCAGCCGGCCGGGCTGGTGGAGGCCTGGGAGTTGGGCACGCGGGCACCGTCCGAGATCCAACTGTTCGCCCTGGCGGACGCCCTGTGGTGTCCGACGCCCGTCCTGATGGCCGTCCGCCCCAGATCGCTCCAGGAGCACCGTCTGGCCAGGCAGCTCACCCGGGAACGGCTGGCCCACCGCCTCGGCATGGAGCCGCACGTCTACGCCAGGGCGGAGACCGAGCACCACTGGACCGGTGACGAGCAGCAGACCAGGGTGCTGGCGGAGGCACTCGGCCTGCAGCCCGACGAGGTGCTGGACGTCATCGGGCAGGGCACGGAGCTGATCGAACGGCTGAAGCAGGCCGTCGAAGGTCGGTGGAAGAGCCATGTCGGGCCCCTGGCGGACTTCCTCGGCGTGGACGAGAAGCACGTGGCGTACGCACTCCGCGTCCTGCACCAGGAGTACGCCCAGTTCACCGAGCGCTACATGGGCCACCTGGTCGCCCGCTCCGGCGACTCCAGGCTGAAGGAGATCGCCACCGAGCGGGCGCGCTGGCTGCGCCGCCTGCCGGAGCACTTCTGGGAGCTCGCCGACCGGGCGGGGGCCTGA
- a CDS encoding SDR family oxidoreductase — protein MTAGADYQSTEEIEYGPGIDPERLELCLSVLAELDELDVDHPDAIVVRKAVGGIFRTLKQRRRQETRARKTANDRAVTAATATGSPGRIDDETAGAFGLTTATTTEIAGILERPRSCYTCKQRYTEVDAFYHQLCPPCARDNRARRDARADLTGRRALLTGGRAKIGMYIALRLLRDGAHTTITTRFPNDAIRRFKAMPDSADWLHRLKIVGIDLRDPGQVVALAESVAADGPLDILINNAAQTVRRSPAAYRELVMAESAPLPAGELPQATVIGTFGSGSVDRPALPGQVSRREAISAEDVTALALVSGSASPARIEAGTAIDAGGLVPDLASTNSWVQTVSEVDPIELLEVQLCNSTAPFILISKLRPAMAAAKAHRKYVVNVSAMEGQFSRGYKGAGHPHTNMAKAALNMLTRTSAKEMLETDGILMTAVDTGWITDERPHPDKMRLAEEGFHAPLDLVDGAARVYDPIVRGELGEDLYGCFLKDYAPSPW, from the coding sequence ATGACGGCGGGCGCGGACTACCAGAGCACCGAAGAGATCGAGTACGGCCCGGGCATCGACCCGGAGCGGCTGGAGCTCTGTCTCAGCGTGCTCGCCGAGCTGGACGAGCTGGACGTCGACCACCCGGACGCGATCGTCGTCCGCAAGGCGGTCGGCGGCATCTTCCGTACGCTCAAGCAGCGCCGCCGCCAGGAGACCCGCGCGCGCAAGACCGCCAACGACCGCGCCGTCACGGCCGCGACGGCGACCGGCTCGCCCGGGCGGATCGACGACGAGACGGCGGGCGCCTTCGGCCTGACCACCGCCACCACGACCGAGATCGCGGGCATCCTGGAGCGGCCCCGCTCCTGCTACACCTGCAAGCAGCGCTACACCGAGGTCGACGCCTTCTACCACCAGCTCTGCCCGCCGTGCGCCCGGGACAACCGCGCCCGCCGCGACGCCCGGGCCGACCTGACGGGCCGTCGGGCGCTGCTGACCGGCGGCCGGGCGAAGATCGGGATGTACATCGCGCTGCGGCTGCTGCGCGACGGCGCCCACACCACCATCACCACCCGCTTCCCCAACGACGCGATCCGCCGCTTCAAGGCGATGCCGGACAGCGCGGACTGGCTGCACCGGCTGAAGATCGTCGGGATCGACCTGCGCGACCCGGGCCAGGTCGTCGCGCTCGCCGAGTCGGTCGCCGCCGACGGCCCGCTGGACATCCTGATCAACAACGCCGCGCAGACGGTACGCCGCTCCCCCGCGGCGTACCGCGAGCTGGTGATGGCGGAGTCCGCCCCGCTGCCCGCCGGTGAGCTCCCGCAGGCCACCGTGATCGGCACCTTCGGCAGCGGCAGCGTGGACCGCCCGGCGCTGCCCGGCCAGGTCAGCCGCCGCGAGGCGATCAGCGCCGAGGACGTGACGGCGCTGGCGCTGGTCAGCGGCTCGGCCTCACCGGCCCGGATCGAGGCCGGTACCGCGATCGACGCGGGTGGCCTGGTGCCCGACCTCGCCTCGACCAACAGCTGGGTGCAGACCGTCAGCGAGGTCGACCCGATCGAGCTGCTCGAGGTCCAGCTCTGCAACTCGACCGCGCCGTTCATCCTGATCAGCAAGCTGCGCCCGGCGATGGCGGCCGCCAAGGCCCACCGCAAGTACGTGGTGAACGTCTCCGCCATGGAGGGCCAGTTCAGCCGCGGCTACAAGGGCGCCGGCCACCCGCACACCAACATGGCCAAGGCCGCGCTGAACATGCTGACCCGCACCAGCGCCAAGGAGATGCTGGAGACCGACGGCATCCTGATGACCGCCGTCGACACCGGCTGGATCACCGACGAGCGCCCGCACCCGGACAAGATGCGCCTCGCCGAGGAGGGCTTCCACGCCCCGCTCGACCTGGTCGACGGCGCGGCCCGGGTCTACGACCCGATCGTCCGCGGCGAGCTTGGCGAGGACCTGTACGGCTGCTTCCTCAAGGACTACGCCCCCTCCCCCTGGTAG
- a CDS encoding ATP-binding protein, translating into MITTEEPLASAGRGLSGATAVPRQRALCAMPVAPESVPVLRRFARHLAGCWQLPEAVAEALSVVVTELVTNVLLHSGSPNVVLLLVLDGVAVTAEVRDGGRWKRRRTPRTERADADARCGRGLQLVEAYAAQCTVSAGRAGTRVSAVFPLAT; encoded by the coding sequence ATGATCACCACCGAAGAACCCCTCGCGTCGGCGGGCCGCGGACTTTCCGGTGCGACGGCCGTCCCCCGGCAGCGCGCACTGTGTGCGATGCCGGTGGCTCCGGAGTCGGTGCCGGTGCTTCGGCGGTTCGCCCGGCACCTGGCGGGGTGCTGGCAGCTGCCCGAGGCGGTCGCGGAGGCGTTGTCCGTGGTGGTCACCGAGCTGGTCACCAATGTGCTCCTGCACAGTGGCAGCCCGAACGTCGTTCTGCTGCTCGTCCTGGACGGTGTCGCGGTCACCGCCGAGGTGCGGGACGGCGGCCGCTGGAAGCGGCGCCGGACACCGCGCACCGAGCGGGCCGACGCGGACGCCCGGTGCGGGCGGGGGCTGCAGCTGGTGGAGGCGTACGCGGCGCAGTGCACCGTGTCCGCGGGTCGGGCGGGGACCCGTGTGTCGGCGGTGTTCCCGCTCGCTACGTAA
- a CDS encoding nucleobase:cation symporter-2 family protein has protein sequence MAQTAPRRRTPFSKHPVDEVLPLPQLSLYGLQHVLAFYAGAVVVPIILGNALGLSSRELVYLINADLLTAGIASIIQAWGFWRIGARLPLVQGATFTAVSPMIAIGQGAGGGTAGLLVVYGAVITGGVATFLFAPFVGRLAKYFPPIVTGTLLTVIGIVLIPVALQDVGGGPDLIGGPRYGDPTNLAYAGGTLLFILLIARFGSAFLSSIAVLLGLVGGTLVAHLLGDASLDAVGEADWLGVSTPFHYGMPQFQLFPMLAMVVVMLITMVETTGDVYAMGEITGREVDGETVGRALRADGVATVLGGLLNSFPYVAFAENIGLVRIARVKSRFVVVAAGVFMILLGLLPKAGAVVASVPHPVLGGAAVAMFGMVATVGIQILGKVDLREERNALILAVSLGAAMLPTTVEPLFDRMPTEVRAVLGSGITLGSITAVLLNLFFQVFNERRALEDIDWDGIGEADEGWEHDNAAVR, from the coding sequence ATGGCACAGACCGCCCCGCGCCGAAGAACCCCGTTCTCGAAGCACCCCGTGGACGAGGTCCTCCCCCTTCCGCAACTCTCGCTCTACGGCCTCCAGCACGTCCTGGCGTTCTACGCCGGCGCGGTGGTCGTCCCGATCATCCTGGGCAACGCGCTCGGCCTCTCCTCCCGGGAACTGGTCTATCTGATCAACGCGGACCTGCTCACCGCCGGCATCGCCTCGATCATCCAGGCCTGGGGCTTCTGGCGGATCGGCGCCCGGCTGCCCCTGGTCCAGGGAGCCACCTTCACCGCGGTCTCCCCGATGATCGCGATCGGCCAGGGCGCAGGCGGCGGTACGGCCGGCCTGCTCGTGGTCTACGGGGCCGTCATCACGGGCGGTGTCGCCACCTTCCTGTTCGCGCCGTTCGTCGGCAGGCTGGCGAAGTACTTCCCGCCGATCGTCACCGGGACGCTCCTGACCGTCATCGGCATCGTGCTCATCCCGGTGGCACTGCAGGACGTCGGCGGCGGCCCCGACCTGATCGGCGGCCCCCGCTACGGTGACCCGACCAACCTCGCCTACGCGGGCGGGACCCTGCTGTTCATCCTGCTGATCGCGCGCTTCGGCAGCGCGTTCCTCAGCAGCATCGCGGTACTGCTCGGCCTGGTCGGCGGCACCCTGGTCGCCCACCTGCTCGGGGACGCGAGCCTGGACGCCGTCGGCGAGGCCGACTGGCTCGGCGTCAGCACCCCCTTCCACTACGGCATGCCGCAGTTCCAGCTCTTCCCGATGCTGGCGATGGTGGTGGTCATGCTGATCACGATGGTGGAGACCACGGGCGACGTCTATGCCATGGGCGAGATCACCGGCCGGGAGGTCGACGGCGAGACGGTCGGCCGGGCGCTGCGCGCGGACGGTGTGGCCACGGTGCTCGGCGGGCTGCTCAACTCCTTCCCGTACGTGGCCTTCGCCGAGAACATCGGCCTGGTCCGGATCGCCCGGGTCAAGAGCCGGTTCGTGGTGGTCGCCGCGGGTGTCTTCATGATCCTGCTGGGCCTGCTGCCCAAGGCCGGAGCGGTGGTCGCCTCCGTCCCGCACCCGGTGCTCGGTGGGGCGGCGGTCGCGATGTTCGGGATGGTCGCCACGGTCGGCATCCAGATCCTCGGCAAGGTCGACCTGCGCGAGGAGCGCAACGCCCTGATCCTGGCCGTCAGCCTCGGCGCGGCGATGCTGCCCACCACGGTGGAACCGCTCTTCGACCGGATGCCGACCGAGGTCCGCGCCGTCCTGGGCAGCGGGATCACGCTGGGCAGCATCACCGCGGTCCTGCTGAACCTCTTCTTCCAGGTGTTCAACGAGCGCCGGGCGCTGGAGGACATCGACTGGGACGGCATCGGTGAGGCCGACGAGGGCTGGGAGCACGACAACGCAGCCGTCCGATGA
- a CDS encoding flavin monoamine oxidase family protein, whose amino-acid sequence MDQSDEATSRRRFLSMAGAAATSATLLQVMTGAVPATAAPATDGLTRPARKAGNGKTVAILGAGPAGLAAALKFSEAGYQVTVLEAQGRVGGRTLTARPGDQVTEVWDDGSVRTQSCQFDQNLYLNLGAGRIPYVHQRVIDFCRRLKVPLEPYIHTTTANLYQTDKAWRGATKPNRRIANDTRGYIAQFLAQAVQKGTQTEDGLTPAQRDQFMKLLVEFGELDKTDKSYLGSTRSGLAKTPTVLQVEEPVDPLLFKDLLASEFWTRGFYQDSGLHWHTTSFQPVGGMDNIWRYAAAALPSGTIAFNSPVYGIQLDGNGVNVGWTDNGTNRVQRFDYCLSNIPVSVLRRQVTLYNFSDDFRSAVRDMPFAAACKVGWQANRRFWESERYQIFGGISRIDHEIQQIWYPSNDYFSPSDKGTMTGAYNSYKDAVTLGNRPHEERLSVARTAATKLHDEFASNSVVPNRLGMSIAWHKVPYQLGAWADWRRDDPEHKKLYSTLIYPQGQDNFFVIGDQVSALPGWQEGALMSAEWAYEWIANGRRAVRMPVQQVPDSKSLTTGEV is encoded by the coding sequence ATGGATCAGTCGGACGAGGCCACATCGCGTCGCAGGTTCCTGAGCATGGCCGGCGCCGCCGCCACTTCGGCGACGCTGCTGCAGGTCATGACCGGAGCCGTGCCGGCGACGGCCGCACCCGCCACCGACGGGCTGACGAGACCGGCCAGGAAGGCGGGCAACGGGAAGACGGTGGCGATCCTCGGCGCCGGCCCCGCCGGCCTGGCGGCCGCGCTCAAGTTCTCGGAGGCGGGCTACCAGGTGACCGTCCTGGAGGCCCAGGGCCGGGTCGGTGGCCGCACGCTCACCGCACGCCCCGGCGACCAGGTCACCGAGGTCTGGGACGACGGCTCGGTCCGTACCCAGTCCTGCCAGTTCGACCAGAACCTCTACCTCAACCTCGGCGCAGGCCGCATCCCGTACGTCCACCAGCGGGTCATCGACTTCTGCCGCAGACTCAAGGTCCCGCTCGAGCCGTACATCCACACCACCACAGCCAACCTGTACCAGACCGACAAGGCGTGGCGGGGCGCGACCAAGCCCAACCGCCGGATCGCCAACGACACCCGTGGCTACATAGCCCAGTTCCTCGCCCAGGCCGTGCAGAAGGGGACCCAGACCGAGGACGGACTGACCCCAGCCCAGCGCGACCAGTTCATGAAGCTCCTTGTCGAGTTCGGCGAACTCGACAAGACCGACAAGAGCTACCTCGGCTCCACCCGCTCCGGTCTGGCCAAGACCCCGACCGTCCTGCAGGTGGAGGAGCCGGTCGATCCGCTGCTCTTCAAGGACCTGCTCGCGAGCGAGTTCTGGACGCGCGGTTTCTACCAGGACTCCGGCCTGCACTGGCACACCACCTCGTTCCAGCCGGTCGGCGGAATGGACAACATCTGGCGCTATGCGGCCGCCGCGCTGCCGAGCGGCACGATCGCGTTCAACTCGCCGGTCTACGGCATCCAGTTGGACGGCAACGGGGTGAACGTCGGCTGGACCGACAACGGCACCAACCGGGTCCAGCGGTTCGACTACTGCCTGAGCAACATCCCGGTCTCCGTGCTGCGCAGGCAGGTCACGCTCTACAACTTCTCCGACGACTTCCGGTCGGCCGTCCGGGACATGCCGTTCGCGGCCGCGTGCAAGGTCGGCTGGCAGGCCAACCGGCGCTTCTGGGAGTCGGAGAGGTACCAGATCTTCGGTGGCATCAGCCGGATCGACCACGAGATCCAGCAGATCTGGTACCCGTCCAACGACTACTTCTCGCCCTCCGACAAGGGCACGATGACCGGCGCCTACAACTCCTACAAGGACGCGGTCACGCTCGGCAACCGCCCGCACGAGGAGCGGCTGAGCGTGGCACGCACGGCTGCGACGAAGCTGCACGACGAGTTCGCAAGCAACTCGGTCGTCCCCAACCGGCTGGGCATGTCGATCGCGTGGCACAAGGTGCCCTACCAGCTGGGCGCGTGGGCCGACTGGCGCCGGGACGACCCGGAGCACAAGAAGCTGTACTCGACGCTGATCTACCCCCAGGGCCAGGACAACTTCTTCGTGATCGGCGACCAGGTGTCCGCGCTGCCCGGCTGGCAGGAGGGCGCGCTGATGTCCGCCGAGTGGGCGTACGAGTGGATCGCCAACGGCAGGCGGGCCGTCCGGATGCCCGTCCAGCAGGTTCCCGACTCGAAGAGCCTGACCACCGGCGAGGTCTGA
- a CDS encoding nucleotide triphosphate diphosphatase NUDT15 — protein MPPMLGAGVIVPTADGRVLLGRRITAGETPTWSLPGGKVDQPGESFEQAAARELAEETGIVLPAEQMRVLAVLLDHQLGFPRLTAAVLAPPTDDPAAVTEPHACAGWERFPVDALPSPMFHPSGLVLGSWLPGHPAPDGAFRYTIG, from the coding sequence ATGCCACCCATGCTCGGCGCCGGAGTGATCGTGCCCACCGCCGACGGGCGGGTCCTCCTCGGCCGGCGGATCACCGCGGGTGAGACGCCGACCTGGAGCCTGCCCGGCGGGAAGGTGGACCAGCCCGGGGAGTCCTTCGAGCAGGCGGCCGCGCGCGAGCTCGCCGAGGAGACCGGCATCGTGCTGCCCGCCGAGCAGATGCGGGTGCTCGCCGTCCTGCTGGACCACCAGCTGGGCTTCCCGCGGCTGACGGCCGCCGTGCTCGCCCCGCCCACCGATGATCCGGCCGCCGTGACCGAGCCGCACGCCTGCGCGGGCTGGGAGCGCTTCCCGGTCGATGCACTGCCCAGCCCGATGTTCCACCCGTCCGGCCTGGTGCTCGGCAGCTGGCTGCCCGGCCACCCGGCGCCGGACGGCGCGTTCCGCTACACCATCGGTTGA
- a CDS encoding AAA family ATPase: MTEQSIEALVADAKRVGEAVSVAGAGMVDREVLAEVVALCAVAGEHLLVVGAPGTAKSEAVRRVAGQLGGRYFEYLLGRFTEPNELFGPVDLRLLREGRVEFETAGMLPEAEIAFLDEVFLGSTAVLNTLLGLLNERVFRRGRTVLASPLRVCVGAANSMPEDPALAAFADRFLARIFVEPVPDARLEELLEAGRRAAPVPLDSTSLLGAVDRLATAAQACDLADVTPLVGAAVRRLRGAGVALSDRRAVRAQRLIAAAAVLDGRTAATAQDLWVIPLIAPTADAQKLARDTLADLVEKSSNSSLVYAAEELSRGALARAERLARTAAALLTEHGSAPGDRDVRLRVEATLREMDAGFDLSDLPESLAGVRAQLVAAVRS; this comes from the coding sequence GTGACTGAGCAGAGCATTGAGGCCCTGGTGGCGGACGCGAAGAGGGTCGGGGAGGCCGTCTCCGTGGCGGGCGCCGGGATGGTAGACCGCGAGGTGCTCGCCGAGGTCGTCGCGCTCTGCGCGGTGGCGGGGGAGCACCTGCTGGTGGTCGGCGCGCCCGGCACCGCGAAGTCCGAGGCGGTACGGCGGGTGGCCGGCCAGCTGGGCGGCCGGTACTTCGAGTACCTGCTGGGCCGGTTCACCGAGCCGAATGAGCTGTTCGGGCCGGTGGATCTTCGGCTGCTCCGCGAGGGGCGGGTCGAGTTCGAGACGGCGGGCATGCTGCCCGAGGCCGAGATCGCCTTCCTCGACGAGGTCTTCCTCGGCTCGACGGCCGTGCTGAACACCCTGCTCGGCCTGCTCAACGAGCGGGTTTTCCGCCGCGGCCGCACGGTGCTGGCAAGCCCGCTGCGGGTGTGCGTCGGCGCTGCCAACAGCATGCCGGAGGACCCGGCGCTGGCCGCGTTCGCCGACCGTTTTCTGGCCCGGATCTTCGTGGAGCCGGTACCCGACGCCCGGCTGGAGGAGCTGCTGGAGGCCGGACGCCGTGCCGCACCCGTGCCGCTGGACTCCACGAGCCTCCTCGGAGCCGTCGACCGACTGGCCACCGCGGCCCAGGCCTGTGATCTGGCCGACGTCACCCCGCTGGTGGGTGCGGCAGTCCGGCGGCTGCGCGGTGCCGGAGTCGCCCTCAGCGACCGTCGCGCAGTCCGGGCGCAGCGGCTGATCGCGGCAGCGGCCGTGCTCGACGGCCGGACCGCCGCGACGGCTCAGGATCTGTGGGTCATACCGCTGATCGCGCCGACCGCCGATGCTCAGAAGCTGGCCCGTGACACGCTCGCCGACCTGGTGGAGAAGTCCTCCAACAGCAGCCTCGTGTACGCGGCCGAGGAACTCTCCCGTGGCGCTCTGGCCAGAGCCGAGCGTCTGGCCCGGACCGCGGCCGCCCTGCTGACCGAGCACGGCTCGGCACCTGGCGACCGGGACGTGCGGCTGCGGGTGGAGGCGACGCTCCGTGAGATGGACGCGGGCTTCGACCTCTCCGACCTGCCCGAATCCCTCGCGGGGGTACGGGCCCAGCTGGTCGCCGCGGTCCGGTCGTGA
- a CDS encoding class I SAM-dependent methyltransferase, with amino-acid sequence MSDWEQWQRSWDRQQEWYMPDREERFRAMLDVVEAVAGPEPRILDLACGTGSISDRLLTRLPGAVSVGVDLDPALLTIARGHFASEPRLTLVTADLKDPDWAARLPPDPYDAVLTATALHWLPTDDLLRLYGDLAKLLRPGGVFLNADHTPEPGTPLLNAADLAFQRRRQECERAAGVLDWGDWWAAAGADPLLTEQVAARTAIYGSHADGDVHPAGWHTARLVEAGFREAGVVWRSVSDSLVAAIR; translated from the coding sequence ATGTCCGACTGGGAGCAGTGGCAGCGCAGCTGGGACCGCCAGCAGGAGTGGTACATGCCCGACCGCGAGGAGCGGTTCCGGGCGATGCTCGACGTGGTGGAGGCGGTGGCCGGCCCCGAGCCGCGCATCCTCGACCTGGCCTGCGGCACCGGCAGCATCAGTGACCGCCTGCTCACCCGGCTGCCCGGAGCCGTCAGCGTCGGCGTGGATCTCGACCCGGCGCTGCTCACCATCGCCCGCGGCCACTTCGCGTCCGAGCCCCGCCTCACGCTGGTGACCGCCGACCTCAAGGACCCGGACTGGGCCGCCCGGCTGCCGCCCGACCCGTACGACGCGGTGCTGACCGCCACCGCCCTGCACTGGCTGCCCACCGACGACCTGCTCCGCCTCTACGGCGACCTGGCCAAGCTGCTCCGCCCGGGCGGCGTGTTCCTCAACGCCGACCACACCCCCGAGCCCGGCACTCCGCTCCTCAACGCCGCCGACCTGGCGTTCCAGCGCCGCCGCCAGGAGTGCGAGCGGGCCGCCGGGGTCCTCGACTGGGGCGACTGGTGGGCGGCCGCGGGCGCCGATCCGCTGCTCACCGAACAGGTCGCCGCCCGCACCGCCATCTACGGCTCGCACGCCGACGGCGACGTGCACCCGGCCGGCTGGCACACCGCCCGGCTGGTCGAGGCCGGGTTCCGCGAGGCCGGTGTGGTCTGGCGATCGGTCAGTGACTCGCTGGTCGCGGCGATCCGCTGA
- a CDS encoding serine/threonine protein kinase, with product MEGQLLSGRYELVEHLSSGGAGVVWSAYDRELGRTVTVKVFAGSDLSPEDTQRLEREARAAAALPDNPHVVTVHDFGHDGGSAFVVMEPVAGRSLDEVLTAGGVPDPARATDWVRQVCAGLEAAHAAGLVHGDIKPATLVLADDGTVKVLDLGSAWLHPAAPGPQRLSGANTALGSVPWMSPEQVRGDGEVDHRSDLYSLGCLLYQLLTGATPFGHLEASVQFGAHLRGTPAAPSRHRAGIPAGLDELVLRLLAKFPEERPASAGEVAALLDALAPEIGAAAASGFPAASAAAVAVQPRLVPAAMATAAPVFTPFDEFEPEPWWRRPSSRRAGLVAGSAALVLALVGGTVWAVGGQSTGADGGGRTKAGGSSHSGAVPVGSTSDLGDAPVAGTAGSAPANTPATPGATSAPSSAAASAGAAASGKAAATTTPSTATGGSKAGATPPAQVPASPATTASAYGCTGGLVDSYPVKTSEGVIFGYFYLYFDNSTGNNCAATIKTANSGYGTASVVKASISRCSNTSASNSCTKVSGTTSTDEGNFAKFAGPVKVSAASTCITGFGSIVWGGVTATTSSTLGNRAVHCG from the coding sequence ATGGAGGGTCAGCTGCTCAGCGGGCGCTACGAGCTGGTGGAACACCTGAGCTCCGGCGGCGCGGGAGTCGTGTGGAGCGCGTACGACCGGGAGCTCGGCCGCACCGTGACGGTCAAGGTCTTCGCAGGCTCCGACCTCTCCCCCGAGGACACTCAGCGGCTCGAACGGGAGGCCCGCGCCGCAGCCGCGCTGCCGGACAACCCGCATGTGGTGACCGTCCACGACTTCGGGCATGACGGCGGCAGCGCGTTCGTGGTCATGGAGCCCGTGGCCGGACGCAGCCTGGACGAGGTCCTGACCGCCGGCGGTGTGCCGGACCCGGCCCGCGCCACGGACTGGGTCCGCCAGGTCTGCGCCGGGCTGGAGGCGGCGCACGCGGCCGGGCTGGTGCACGGCGACATCAAGCCCGCCACCCTCGTGCTCGCCGACGACGGGACGGTGAAGGTCCTCGACCTCGGGAGCGCCTGGCTCCACCCCGCAGCACCGGGGCCGCAGCGGCTCAGCGGAGCCAACACCGCCCTGGGCAGTGTCCCGTGGATGTCGCCGGAGCAGGTCCGCGGCGACGGGGAGGTCGACCACCGCAGCGACCTGTACTCCCTCGGCTGCCTCCTCTACCAACTGCTCACCGGCGCAACCCCGTTCGGGCACCTGGAGGCGTCCGTCCAGTTCGGGGCACATCTGCGGGGGACGCCGGCGGCGCCGAGCCGGCACCGGGCCGGCATTCCCGCCGGGCTGGACGAGCTCGTCCTTCGGCTGCTGGCGAAGTTCCCCGAGGAGCGGCCGGCGAGTGCCGGCGAAGTCGCGGCGCTCCTGGACGCGTTGGCACCGGAGATCGGGGCGGCGGCCGCGTCCGGCTTCCCCGCAGCGTCGGCAGCGGCAGTTGCCGTACAGCCGAGGCTCGTGCCCGCCGCCATGGCCACGGCCGCGCCCGTCTTCACGCCCTTCGACGAGTTCGAGCCGGAGCCCTGGTGGCGCAGGCCCTCGAGCCGTCGGGCCGGGCTGGTGGCCGGGAGCGCTGCACTCGTCCTGGCGCTGGTCGGCGGCACCGTCTGGGCGGTCGGCGGCCAGAGCACCGGGGCGGACGGCGGCGGCCGGACCAAGGCGGGGGGCTCGAGCCACTCCGGCGCCGTCCCCGTCGGCTCCACCTCCGACCTCGGCGACGCCCCCGTCGCCGGTACGGCCGGCTCCGCGCCGGCCAACACCCCGGCGACCCCCGGAGCCACCTCCGCTCCCTCCTCCGCTGCCGCTTCGGCCGGCGCCGCGGCGAGCGGCAAGGCCGCGGCCACCACCACGCCGTCCACCGCCACAGGCGGCAGCAAGGCAGGCGCAACGCCCCCCGCGCAGGTACCCGCCTCCCCCGCCACCACGGCCTCGGCCTACGGGTGCACCGGAGGCCTGGTCGACAGCTACCCGGTCAAGACCAGTGAGGGGGTGATCTTCGGCTACTTCTACCTGTATTTCGACAACTCCACCGGCAACAACTGCGCGGCCACCATCAAGACGGCGAACAGCGGCTACGGCACGGCCTCCGTCGTCAAGGCGAGCATCAGCCGCTGCAGCAACACCTCGGCGTCCAACAGCTGCACCAAGGTGTCGGGGACCACCAGCACCGACGAGGGCAACTTCGCCAAGTTCGCCGGGCCGGTGAAGGTCAGTGCCGCGTCCACCTGTATCACCGGGTTCGGCAGCATCGTATGGGGTGGGGTTACGGCCACCACGTCGAGCACCCTCGGCAACCGGGCCGTGCACTGCGGCTGA
- a CDS encoding arylamine N-acetyltransferase family protein, producing the protein MSLTMDDSHVDAYLVRIGAKRPDRPDLVGLQALQWAHLTTVPFENLSIRLGEPVVLEQQALLEKIVTRRRGGFCYELNGAFAALLTALGYEVTLLSARVFGKDAPGPPFDHLALRVDLDEPWLVDVGFGRFSRRPLRLGARDEQSDAGGVFTLVEHGPDLDVLMNGEPQYRLDLRPYELADFVPTCWWQTTSPDSHFTRSTTCSLPTPDGRITLSGNRLIRTAGGERHEELLDESEALAAYRTYFGITLDRLPLSGSPRPASH; encoded by the coding sequence ATGAGCCTGACGATGGACGACTCCCACGTGGACGCCTACCTCGTCCGGATCGGCGCGAAGCGTCCGGACCGGCCCGACCTCGTCGGGCTGCAAGCGCTCCAGTGGGCGCACCTGACGACCGTCCCGTTCGAGAACCTCAGCATCCGTCTCGGCGAGCCCGTCGTCCTGGAGCAGCAGGCGCTGCTGGAGAAGATCGTCACCCGGCGGCGCGGCGGCTTCTGCTACGAACTCAACGGCGCCTTCGCCGCGCTGCTCACCGCGCTCGGTTACGAGGTGACGCTGCTCAGCGCCCGGGTCTTCGGCAAGGACGCCCCCGGCCCACCCTTCGACCACCTGGCGCTGCGCGTCGACCTGGACGAGCCCTGGCTGGTCGACGTCGGCTTCGGACGCTTCAGCCGCCGGCCGCTGCGCCTCGGCGCACGTGACGAGCAGTCCGACGCCGGCGGCGTCTTCACCCTGGTCGAGCACGGGCCGGACCTCGACGTCCTGATGAACGGCGAGCCGCAGTACCGGCTGGACCTGCGCCCGTACGAGCTGGCGGACTTCGTCCCGACCTGCTGGTGGCAGACCACCTCGCCTGACTCGCACTTCACCCGCTCGACCACCTGCTCACTGCCCACCCCCGACGGCCGGATCACCCTGAGCGGCAACCGCCTGATCCGGACGGCGGGCGGCGAGCGCCACGAGGAACTGCTCGACGAGAGCGAGGCGCTGGCCGCCTACCGTACGTACTTCGGGATCACCCTGGACCGGCTGCCGCTCAGCGGATCGCCGCGACCAGCGAGTCACTGA